A window of the Phragmites australis chromosome 20, lpPhrAust1.1, whole genome shotgun sequence genome harbors these coding sequences:
- the LOC133901954 gene encoding probable cinnamyl alcohol dehydrogenase 8D, producing the protein MSHHFRIHRPRLAVPFPGALGARSFTVSEQNLLAAACVAAPSSSRALQSRRHRPGATMVGQEMEQGGKAALGWAARDATGVLSPYSFSRRVERDDDVTIKVLYCGICHTDLHIIKNDWGNAMYPVVPGHEIVGVVTGVGGGVTKFKAGDTVGVGYYVGSCRSCECCGKGLENYCAGVVLTSNGVDHAHGGAVTRGGFSDVIVVNEHYVVRVPDGLPLDRTAPLLCAGVTVYSPMMRHGLNEAGKHLGVVGLGGLGHVAVKFGKAFGMKVTVISTSPSKRQEALEHLGADEFLVSRDPEQMKAATGTMDGIIDTVSAWHPITPLLALLKPLGQMVVVGVPNKPLELPVYAIVPGGKGVAGNSVGSVRDCQAMLEFAGKHGIGAEVEVIKMDYVNTALERLEKNDVRYRFVIDVAGSLGSDA; encoded by the exons ATGTCACATCATTTTCGCATCCACAGGCCACGCCTTGCCGTGCCCTTCCCTGGTGCACTTGGTGCTCGCTCGTTCACCGTCAGCGAGCAGAACCTACTGGCAGCAGCTTGTGTCGCTGCACCCTCGTCCTCGAGAGCTCTTCAATCGCGCAGGCACAGGCCGGGAGCAACGATGGTAGGGCAAGAGATGGAGCAGGGCGGCAAGGCGGCGCTCGGCTGGGCGGCGAGGGACGCCACCGGCGTCCTCTCCCCTTACAGCTTCTCGAGAAG GGTTGAGAGAGACGACGATGTCACGATCAAGGTGCTCTACTGTGGGATCTGCCACACCGACCTCCACATCATCAAGAACGACTGGGGCAACGCCATGTACCCTGTTGTTCCCGG GCACGAGATCGTCGGCGTCGTGACCGGCGTGGGCGGCGGCGTTACGAAGTTCAAGGCCGGCGACACGGTGGGCGTGGGTTACTACGTCGGGTCATGCCGCTCCTGCGAGTGCTGCGGGAAGGGGCTCGAGAACTACTGCGCCGGGGTCGTGCTCACCTCAAACGGCGTCGACCACGCGCACGGCGGCGCGGTCACCCGGGGCGGCTTCTCCGACGTCATCGTTGTGAACGAGCACTACGTGGTCCGCGTCCCGGACGGCCTACCGCTGGACAGGACGGCGCCGCTGCTCTGCGCCGGTGTCACGGTGTACAGCCCCATGATGCGCCACGGCCTGAACGAGGCCGGCAAGCACCTGGGCGTCGTGGGGCTCGGCGGCCTCGGCCACGTCGCCGTCAAGTTCGGCAAGGCCTTCGGGATGAAGGTCACCGTCATCAGCACGTCCCCGAGCAAGCGCCAGGAGGCGCTCGAGCACCTCGGCGCCGACGAGTTCTTGGTCAGCCGCGACCCCGAGCAGATGAAG GCGGCGACGGGCACGATGGACGGCATCATCGACACGGTGTCGGCGTGGCACCCAATCACGCCGCTTCTGGCGCTGCTGAAGCCGTTGGGGCAAATGGTGGTCGTGGGCGTGCCGAACAAGCCACTGGAGCTACCGGTGTACGCCATTGTGCCCGGCGGGAAGGGCGTCGCCGGGAACAgcgtgggcagtgttagggacTGCCAGGCCATGCTGGAGTTCGCGGGGAAGCACGGCATCGGCG
- the LOC133901998 gene encoding probable inactive receptor kinase RLK902 encodes MRRPLDGVGAVLLVAALWCSALVPHAAPDLVADRAALLAFRAAVGPRLPWNASAASPCGWRGVRCDAAGPRVVALRLPGAGLSGQLLTGTVGNLTALRLLSLRLNSLSGEIPADIGSCAELRYLYFQGNQFSGEIPKGFFEIRLLQRLDLSNNRIAGEVSPEFNNLRRLATLYLENNSLNGTLPADLNLPKLQLFNVSNNNQLTGPVPASLARRPASAFGGTGLCGGPLSPCSNPPPPSPYPPPTPPLPPPSPPAAGNGSKSGKLSGGAIAGIAAGSVVAFLVLIAVIFFLCFRCQRTKADRSAEMTADVDVDGSPVSVTVASVHKSGPKRSRSSQTVAGNAKKLVFLGGAPDTPYDLESLLHASAEVIGKGWLGTTYRATLEGGTAVVAVKRLREAPIPEREFRDKAAALGVLRHENLAPLRAYFYSREEKLLVYDFVGAGSLCSLLHGNNGASPARLDFTARARISLAAARGVAFIHGAGSGSCHGNIKSSNVLVTDARDGAYVTDHGLVQLVGAHVPLKRVTGYRAPEVNDPRRASQEADVYSFGVVLLELLTGRPPANSVPMSDGVDLPQWVRTVVQEEWTAEVFDASIAVEERVEEDMMRLLQLATDCTDERPERRPAMAEVAARIEHIVESALRKADMDDDFHSISP; translated from the coding sequence ATGCGGCGGCCGCTCGACGGTGTCGGCGCggtcctcctcgtcgccgcgcTGTGGTGCTCCGCTCTCGTCCCCCACGCCGCGCCGGACCTCGTGGCGGACCGCGCTGCTCTGCTCGCTTTCCGGGCCGCGGTCGGCCCGCGGCTACCCTGGAACGCGTCCGCGGCATCCCCGTGCGGGTGGCGCGGCGTCAGGTGCGATGCCGCCGGCCCGCGCGTCGTCGCGCTAAGGCTCCCCGGGGCCGGCCTCTCCGGTCAGTTGCTGACCGGGACCGTCGGCAATCTGACGGCGCTACGGTTGCTCTCGCTTCGCCTCAACTCGCTGTCCGGCGAGATCCCCGCCGACATCGGGAGCTGCGCGGAGCTCAGGTACTTGTACTTCCAGGGCAACCAATTCTCCGGCGAGATACCGAAGGGGTTCTTCGAGATCCGTTTGCTGCAGCGGCTTGACCTCTCGAATAACCGGATCGCCGGCGAGGTCTCGCCAGAGTTCAACAATCTCCGGCGGCTCGCCACTCTGTACTTGGAGAACAACAGCCTTAACGGCACCCTACCGGCGGACCTTAACCTCCCGAAGCTTCAGCTGTTCAACGTGTCCAACAATAACCAGCTCACCGGCCCCGTACCCGCGTCGCttgcccggaggccagcgagcGCCTTCGGTGGGACTGGGCTCTGTGGCGGACCGCTTAGCCCATGTTCGAACCCCCCGCCGCCATCTCCATATCCGCCGCCAACGCCACCCTtgccgccgccgtctcctccgGCCGCTGGTAATGGCAGCAAGAGCGGAAAGCTCTCAGGCGGTGCAATCGCCGGCATCGCTGCGGGTTCCGTCGTGGCGTTCTTGGTGTTGATCGCCGTGATCTTTTTCCTCTGCTTCCGGTGTCAGAGGACAAAGGCTGACAGGTCCGCGGAGATGACAGCCGACGTCGACGTGGACGGGTCTCCGGTGTCGGTCACCGTGGCGAGTGTGCACAAGAGTGGCCCGAAGCGGTCGCGCTCCTCGCAGACCGTGGCCGGCAACGCCAAGAAGCTCGTGTTCTTGGGAGGCGCGCCGGATACGCCGTACGATCTGGAGTCTCTGCTTCACGCGTCGGCCGAGGTGATCGGGAAGGGCTGGCTGGGCACGACGTACCGCGCCACGCTCGAGGGCGGCACCGCCGTCGTGGCCGTCAAGAGGCTCAGGGAGGCGCCCATCCCCGAACGGGAGTTCCGTGACAAGGCGGCCGCGCTTGGCGTGCTCCGCCACGAGAACCTGGCGCCGCTGCGCGCCTACTTCTACAGCAGGGAGGAGAAGCTCCTTGTCTACGACTTCGTTGGCGCCGGAAGCCTCTGCTCCCTTCTCCACGGCAACAACGGCGCAAGCCCGGCGCGCCTCGACTTCACAGCGCGGGCGCGCATCTCACTCGCGGCCGCGCGCGGCGTCGCGTTCATCCACGGCGCCGGCTCCGGCTCGTGCCACGGCAACATCAAGTCATCCAACGTCCTCGTCACCGACGCGCGCGACGGAGCATACGTGACCGACCACGGCCTCGTCCAGCTCGTCGGTGCACACGTGCCGCTCAAGCGTGTCACCGGGTACCGCGCCCCGGAGGTCAACGACCCGCGCAGGGCGTCTCAGGAGGCggacgtgtacagcttcggcgtGGTGCTCCTCGAGCTGCTCACAGGTAGACCGCCCGCAAACTCCGTGCCCATGAGTGACGGCGTGGACCTGCCGCAGTGGGTGCGCACGGTGGTGCAGGAAGAGTGGACGGCCGAAGTGTTCGACGCCAGCATTGCCGTCGAGGAGCGCGTCGAGGAGGACATGATGCGGCTGCTGCAGCTGGCCACGGACTGCACCGATGAGCGGCCAGAGCGGCGGCCTGCAATGGCTGAGGTGGCGGCGAGGATTGAGCACATTGTCGAGAGCGCGCTCCGGAAGGCCGACATGGACGATGACTTCCATAGCATTTCACCTTGA
- the LOC133902011 gene encoding uncharacterized protein LOC133902011, whose amino-acid sequence MPLIAVIIRDPFPKLSGQRANSLGTVRSGVAKEEFADGFLSERPSLDPPTRGPTVCVTNDRNSTHRRLPNPCRRPTVGSLPIASAASGGCYGDRTFWFEVSHWWRGTVDTLLSVMPSPSPAQPQRQFRAVKRDQHVGKTLWTFSQQAADRENIQRCATANMLFGGYRRSVRNVNMMTVGRCQYATVIQYQTISLTSLYKLL is encoded by the exons ATGCCTCTAATCGCGGTTATTATCCGCGATCCATTTCCGAAATTGTCTGGCCAGCGAGCAAACAGTCTTGGCACCGTCCGATCCGGTGTAGCGAAAGAAGAATTCGCCGATGGTTTTCTTTCAGAGAGGCCGAGTTTGGACCCACCGACCCGTGGGCCCACTGTGTGTGTGACAAACGATCGAAACTCCACCCATCGTCGTCTCCCTAACCCCTGCCGCCGGCCGACGGTCGGGTCGCTGCCGATCGCCTCCGCCGCATCCGGAGGGTGCTATGGGGATCGTACTTTCTGGTTTGAAGTCTCGCACTGGTGGCGGGGCACCGTAGACACGCTTCTCTCGGTGATGCCGTCGCCGAGTCCGGCGCAACCGCAAAGGCAGTTCCGCGCCGTCAAGCGCGACCAGCACGTCGGCAAG ACATTGTGGACTTTCAGTCAGCAAGCTGCTGACCGTGAGAATATCCAGAGGTGCGCCACGGCCAATATGCTTTTCGGAGGTTACAGGCGTTCTGTTCGCAATGTAAACATGATGACAGTAGGGAGATGCCAGTATGCCACCGTTATCCAGTACCAAACAATTAGTTTGACCTCGTTGTACAAGTTGTTGTGA
- the LOC133901159 gene encoding uncharacterized protein LOC133901159 — protein MARSPFVPMEERVQVPEQGAGGGAIKDRLVEPEVLLVHSQVRRIKQEDEEIREHLLKLQLLETRPAGRFYDPVAARRVMRPLSPLRRAGNAISVGDWV, from the coding sequence ATGGCAAGATCACCGTTTGTTCCGATGGAGGAGAGGGTGCAGGTGCCGGAGCAAGGCGCCGGAGGAGGAGCGATCAAGGACCGGCTGGTGGAGCCGGAGGTGCTGCTGGTGCACAGCCAGGTCAGGAGGATCAAGCAGGAGGACGAGGAGATCAGGGAGCACCTCCTGAAGCTGCAGCTGCTGGAGACCAGGCCCGCCGGCCGTTTCTACGACCCGGTGGCAGCGCGGCGGGTCATGCGGCCGCTGTCTCCGCTCCGGCGCGCCGGGAACGCCATCTCGGTCGGAGACTGGGTGTAG